From the Burkholderia ubonensis subsp. mesacidophila genome, the window TTCGATGATCTCGCCGACGTCCAGAAAATGCGCGCCGGCATCCCGGGCGATTTGCGCGTACAGGCTCGCGAGCTGGCGAGATTTTGCCGCGCCGCCCGCGAAGATCTCGCCGAGGAACCCGACCTCGGCGATCGGGGCGGGCGCCATCAGCACCACCTGCGGGGTCGCGCCCGCAGGGCCCGCGCGACACGCGTCCAGTTCGGCGAGCAACACGCCGACCGAGACCGCGATGTCGGCGGGCGTGACCGAGAAGCGCGCTTTCAGGTCGTTCGTGCCGAGCATGAGCACGACGACGTCGACCGGCAAATGGCTTTCCAGACACGGGCGCAGATACGACAGGCCGTTCTTGTGCCGGCCTTCGATCGGGTCGTCATGGACGGTCGTGCGGGCAGGCAAGCCTTCCTCGACGACCCGCCAGCCCGCGCCCAGCGTTTGCGCGAGCACGCCTGTCCAGCGGTCGTCGCGATCGAAGCGTTCCAGCACGCCGGGGCGCGTCATCGGACGCGTGCCGTGGGTGTTCGAGTCTCCGTAGCAGAGCACGGTTTTCTGCGTCACTTGCTTCTCCCTGGTTATTCGTTGATCGCGTCGCGCACCTGAGCGGGTTCGAGCGACGGTCATTCCTTCGGCAGACGCAGGACGTCGAGCGCCTCCTGCGAGAACTCGACCCAGAACTGCTCTTGCGCGATGCCCGCCTTCAGCACCAGATGCTGCAGACGCTTCGCGCGGGAGGCGGTCTCCGGCGGGAAATCGCGCGCCTCGATCTGCCGGTACAGATCGAGCTTTTCCTGGTGCAGCGCCATGTGTCGCCTGATCTCTTCCTCCAGTCCGGCGGGGCCGAGCACCGCCTCCGCGCGCAGCCGGACCAGCAGCGCCTCGCGCAGCGGCGTCGGGTCTTCCTGCTCGGCAATCCAGCGCCGCAGCTCCTTCTTGCCGGCCGGCAGGATCCGGTACGCGCGCTTGCGGCCGCGCCCGGCTTCGGCCGGCAGCGATTCGATCCACCCCAGTTCCTCGATGCGGCCGAGCTCGCGATAGATCTGCTGATGGGTCGCCTGCCAGAAATAGCCGATCGAACGATCGAAGCGGCCGGCAAGTTCCGAGCCGGAGCCGGGGCGTTCGGCGAGAGCGGTGAGAAGTGCGTGAGGCAGGGACATGTCGAATCGGGGGGAATCTACGAGATGCATCGCATCTTGCCATATCGGGGACACAAGGCAATCGGCATGGCAATGTTTGTGCAACATGTTGCATAAACGAAAACCGCGGGCTAGTATCAATGCAACTTGTTGCATAAACACGGAGACGATCGATGGCCCGCTATCCCCACTTGACCACCCCGCTCGAACTCGGCTTCACGTCGCTCAGGAACCGCGTGCTGATGGGCTCGATGCACGTCGGCCTGGAGGAGGCGCCGAACGGCTTCGAGCGGATGGCGGCGTTCTACGCGGAACGGGCGCGAGGTGAAGCCGGCCTGATCGTCACCGGCGGCTTTGCGCCGAACGAGCGCGGCCGTCCGGCGCCCGGCGGCGCGATGCTGACGACGGAAGCGGAGGCCGAGCGCCATCGCGCGGTGACGCGCGCGGTGCACGCGGAAGGCGGCAGGATCGCGCTGCAGATCCTGCATTTCGGCCGCTATGCGTATCACCCGGCGCTCGTCGCGCCGAGCCCGCTGAAGGCGCCGATCAACCCGTTCACGCCGCACGCGCTGAGCGGCGCCGAGGTCGAGGAGACGATCGCCGATTTCGTCCGCTGCGCGGCGCTCGCGCAGTACGCGGGCTACGACGGCGTCGAGATCATGGGCTCCGAAGGCTACCTGATCAACGAGTTCATCGCCGCGCGCACCAACCATCGCGACGACGCATGGGGCGGCGCGTACGAGAACCGCATCCGCTTGCCGGTCGAGATCGTGCGGCGGGTGCGCGAGCGGGTCGGCGCGAACTTCATCGTCATCTACCGGCTGTCGATGCTCGATCTCGTCGAAGGCGGCTCGACGCTCGACGAGGTGATCCGGCTCGCCCGCGCGATCGAGGCGGCCGGCGCGACGATCATCAATACCGGCATCGGCTGGCACGAGGCGCGCATTCCGACCATCGCCACCAAGGTGCCGCGCGCCGCCTACGCGTGGGTCACGCGGCAACTGATGGGCAAGATCGGCATTCCGCTCGTGGCGACCAACCGGATCAACACGCCGGAAGTCGCCGAGCGGCTGCTCGCCGACGGCGCTTGCGACATGGTGTCGATGGCGCGGCCGTTCCTGGCCGACGCCGATTTCGTGCGCAAGGCGCGCGACGGGCGCGCGGACGAAATCAACACCTGCATCGGCTGCAACCAGGCGTGTCTCGACCATACGTTCAGCGGCAGGATCACGTCCTGCCTCGTGAACCCGCGCGCGTGCCACGAAACCGAACTCGTGATTCGCCCCGCGCAACAGCGCAAGCGGATCGCGGTGGTCGGCGCCGGCCCGGCGGGGCTCAGCTTCGCGGTGACGGCGGCCGAACGCGGCCATGCGGTGACGCTGTACGAGGCCGGCCCCGAAATCGGCGGGCAGTTCAACATCGCCAGGAAGGTGCCCGGCAAGGAGGAGTTCAACGAGACGCTGCGCTATTTCCGCCGGCAAATCGAATTGCGCGGCGTCGACCTTCGGCTCGACACGCGCGCCACCGCCGAGCTGCTGCTGCAGGGCGGCTTCGACGAAGTGGTGCTGGCGACGGGCATCGTCCCGCGCGTGCCGCCGATCGACGGCATCGACCATCCGAAGACGCTCGGCTACCTCGACGTGCTGCGCGACGGCAAGGACGTGGGGCGCAGCGTCGCCATCGTCGGCGCCGGCGGGATCGGCTTCGACGTGGCCGAGTACCTGACGCACAACGGCGACAGCGCGAGCCTGAATCCCGAGCGGTTTTTCGCCGAATGGGGCGTCGATCCCGCGTACGGGGATGCCGGCGGCCTGCGCGAGCCGCAGCCCGAACCGGCGCCGCGGCAGGTGCAGCTGCTGCAGCGCAAGACGTCCAAGGTCGGCGACCAGCTGGGCAAGACGACCGGGTGGATCCACCGCGCGGCACTGAAGGCGCGCGGCGTGGGCATGTCGTCGTCGGTGACGTACCGGCGCATCGACGACGACGGCTTCCACGTGACGATCGACGGCGTCGAGCGCACGCTGCCGGTGGACAACGTGGTGATCTGCGCCGGGCAGGTGCCGTTGCGCGAGCTGGCCGAACAGTTGCAGGCCGCGGGGCGCACGGTCCATCTGATCGGCGGCGCCTGCGAGGCCGCCGAGCTCGACGCCAAGCGCGCGATCCAGCAGGGCACGACGCTTGCCGCGACCCTTTGATATTCGATCCACGCCTCATTCATTCACGCCTGACGATACAGGAGCACTCGATGACGCACGCACCGACGCATCTCCATCCCGCTGTCGCGAAATCCCTCGATACGTGGCATGCGCTGATCGAACGCAAGGACCTTGGCGCGCTGGAAGCGATCGTCCATCCGGACGCGGTGTTCCGCTCGCCGATGGCCTTCAAGCCTTACGGCCCGGCGCCCGCGCTGCTGCTGGCGCTGCGGACGGTGATCACGATCCTCGAGGACTTCACCTATCACCGCCAGTTCGGCAGCGACGACGGCATGAGCGTGGTGCTGGAATTCAGCGCGACGGTCGGCGACAAGCAGCTCAAGGGGATCGACATGATCCGCTTCGACGCCGACGGGCGGATCGTCGAATTCGAGGTCATGATCCGTCCGCTCAACGGGCTGCAGGCGCTCGGCGCGGAAATGGGCGCCCGGCTCGGACAGGTGCTGCCTGCATTCAAGTTCAACGGCTGAATCCGCCGCCGCGGGCCATGACGTCGCCGGGTCCGGAGCAGGCCGCGCCGGCGACGGTCATGGCCGCGCGTCCGATTCAGTCACCCCGCTCCGGCAAGGCGCTCCGCTTGTCGAAGAAGTGGCCCATCAACTCGAGCAGCGGCCTGCGGCGCTTCACGAGCGCGAATGTCCATTCGTCGTTCATGCATGACGATTCGGCGGAGTGCGTCGCGTCGACGAGTCGTTGCGCGTGCGGCAACTGATGCCACGGCAGCCACGGGAACGCGTGATGGACCACGTGCAGGTTGAAGTTCAGGATCACCCAGCGCGACCAGATGGGAACGCTCGCGCAGCTGTGCGACACCACGTCCTGTTCCCACAGCGGCGGGCGCTTCGCATCGTGCGCGAGCAGCGGAATCTCCGCGTGGTGCGGGAGATTGAGCATCTCGATGGCCAGCAGCAGCGTGAGCCACAGCACGGCCGCGAATGCGACGAGTTCGCCCAGTACGCCCCACGCGAAGGCCAGCGCGGCAATGCCGGCGTAGCCCAGCAGGTAAATGATCGCGTGCATGCGCTCGGTATTCGGGTTCGACCGGCGCGAACGCGTGTCCTCGGGCCGGAACGAAGCGATCCAGTGCGTGATGATGTGGTTGAAGGCGATCATCGGGATCCAGTACCGCCAGATGAACTCGAGCTTGCGCGCTTCCTTTTCCGTCATCACGGAAAACTTGTCGATCATCTTCTTGTTTTCGGGGTCCCCGGTCGGATGGGCGGTCCATGCGTGGTGCGCAAGGTGGGTTCGGCGTCTCGGCAGGAACGGCAAACCGATGACCCACGCGCAGACGTGGCCGACGCCTTCGTTCCAGAAGGACACGCGCGAGACGGCAAAGTGGAGCGCCTCGTGCATGATCAGGTAAAGATGCAGCAGGGCGAGCACGCCGAGCAGGAACGCCGGTATGCGCGCCAATCCGCCGTGGCACCACAGCAGCCACGCTGCGACGAGCAGCGCGAGATCCGCGCACCACAGCGCGATCGTCGCGCCGCCCGTCGGCCCTTGCGGAAGTTGTTCCTTCACGGCGAGCCATTCGTCTTTTGTCATTGTTGTCCTCGGTCGATCAGTCTGTCTGGATTCGGCGCCGGGCAGGGACGGCGCCGGACGCACGCATCAGGCGGCCAGGATGTGTCGGCCGATATCCTGATAGGCGGCATCGAATGAATCGATGTAGGCGTCGAGCCCGTTCTTGTTCGCGAATTCGTGCTGGCGACGCGCCAGCAGCACGCAGTCGTAGCGTGCGCCGCGATGCCAATGCCATGCCGGCAGATAGGCGGTCATGCCGAACCCGAGCTCGAGCATCGCCTTGATGAGCGTCAGTTTGTCGGCGAGCACGATCGCCCCCACATACGCGTTCCCGCCGTGGTGCGCGAGGAACCGGCGCAGGTCGCCGATCACTTCGTCCGTCGATGCGTAGTCGCCGCCCGCGTGCTGACAGAGATAGATCGCGCCGACCCGTTCGTCGAACTGATACGTGAAGCGGTCGGAAAACTGATCGCCGTGCCCCCAGAAGAACGCATTGGGAAACCGGCCGACCGTGCCGTCGAGTCCGAGCGGCTCGAAGATCTGTTCCCGCAGGAACGTGGACTCGCTGAACACCGGCGCAGCGGGGAGGTAATGGAGATGGGGCCCCGACCGGAATTTTCCGATGGTCACGGCGTGATATTCGTGGATTCCGCGGACCATATTGGGCGAACCGTCATGGCCGACGAGAACCACATCGACGTAGTTTCGAGTCGCCTGAAGCGCGGGGAAATTGCGGGCAATCGCAAACGTCAGATCGTGTGCCGCAATTGGCATGGATTCGATGGTCGATTGCATGAGCGTCGAAAGTATGCCCATGTTCCGGTGTTGCTCGGAAATCATGCCGCGGCCGAACTCCCACGAGCGATTCTGGGCGTTGTAACTGACGCTCAGGCAGCCGATTACCGTTTCGATTTCATTTTCCGCAACAAACCAGACTTCCGATTTGTTTGCAATTGCATTGCGGACGAAGCGTTCGTCAAGGCAAGGGTGGGATGAATCGCCGTATTCCCGTTCGAACAGCGCGCAGATGTGCGCGGCGTCCGCCACCGTTCCCCGGCGGATTCGCAGTCGCAAAGCGCTCGTTGCGCTTCGGTCGGAATAATTGTTGCCGATAATGTTTTCGGAGTACGAGTTCATTTTGTAAATGAAGTCAATTGATTGGCGCTGAGTAAGCTTGGCGAAATATAGATTGCAATTGGAATGCAGTCTTTACATGTAGCAATTTGTTACAATTACTATTTTTAAAACGGCCGCGTCATTTATAATTAATTTTATTAAATAATTGCGCCGACTGTATCGACATCGATTGCTGTCATTATTGTGAAATATTTAATAGCTGAATCGATTGAAATCCGGCGGTGGCGCAAAGCGATTGCGGCGGCCGCGAACGGCACGTTCGCGTCGAGAAAGCAGGGAGGGGAAAATCACCGGCGTCATGGGTGAGCCACCGCCGAACCGGCGGGCGCTTGCGGCCGGGTGCGAAGTGTTGCCGTGATGCGTCAGGCTGACGAGTTCACCACATCGCACGCCTGATCCATCGCCCGCGCCGGCAGCGTGATCACGAACCGCGCGCCGCCGAGCGGCGAATCCTCGAGCCGCACGTCGCCGCCGTGCACGAGCGCGACGCGCCGCGCGATCGCCAGCCCGAGACCGAACCCGCCCGTCTGCCGGTCGCGGCTCGAATCGAGCCGCTGAAACGGCTCGAACACGCGCGCGCGGTCGGCCGCCGGAATCCCGGGGCCGTCGTCGTCGACGGTCAGCACGAGCGCGCCGTCGGCGCCGGCCGTCGCGGCCAGCGAGACCGTCTTCGCCGCATAGCGCAGGCCGTTGCGGATCAGGTTCAACAGCGCTCGCGCGACGAGCTTCGGGTCGCACACGTGGCTCGCCGGCGCGCCGCGCGTCGACACGTCGAGCGCGAGCCCGCGGTCGGCGACGGCGTTCGCGATGCTGCCGGCAATGCTGTCGATCAGGTCCGCCACGGCGACCCGCATCGGCGCGAGTTCGCTTTGACCCTGCTCGAGCCGGCCGATCGTCAGCAGCTCGGTGACGAGCTCGTCGAGTTCCCGCACGTCGCCGAGCAGCGCATCGCGTTGCTCGCGCGTCCGGTCCGTCTCGTCCGGCGCCGCGAGCAACGCGAGCCCGAATTCGAGCCGCGCGAGCGGCGTCTTCAATTCGTGCGAGATGCCGTGCATCATCTCGCGCTGCTGCTGGATCGACGCTTCGATCCGCTGCGCCATGTCGTTGAACTGCTGCGACAGCTCATAGATGTTCGACTTGCTCGACAGCTGGGCGCGCGTCGACAACCGGCCCGCGCCG encodes:
- a CDS encoding oxidoreductase — encoded protein: MARYPHLTTPLELGFTSLRNRVLMGSMHVGLEEAPNGFERMAAFYAERARGEAGLIVTGGFAPNERGRPAPGGAMLTTEAEAERHRAVTRAVHAEGGRIALQILHFGRYAYHPALVAPSPLKAPINPFTPHALSGAEVEETIADFVRCAALAQYAGYDGVEIMGSEGYLINEFIAARTNHRDDAWGGAYENRIRLPVEIVRRVRERVGANFIVIYRLSMLDLVEGGSTLDEVIRLARAIEAAGATIINTGIGWHEARIPTIATKVPRAAYAWVTRQLMGKIGIPLVATNRINTPEVAERLLADGACDMVSMARPFLADADFVRKARDGRADEINTCIGCNQACLDHTFSGRITSCLVNPRACHETELVIRPAQQRKRIAVVGAGPAGLSFAVTAAERGHAVTLYEAGPEIGGQFNIARKVPGKEEFNETLRYFRRQIELRGVDLRLDTRATAELLLQGGFDEVVLATGIVPRVPPIDGIDHPKTLGYLDVLRDGKDVGRSVAIVGAGGIGFDVAEYLTHNGDSASLNPERFFAEWGVDPAYGDAGGLREPQPEPAPRQVQLLQRKTSKVGDQLGKTTGWIHRAALKARGVGMSSSVTYRRIDDDGFHVTIDGVERTLPVDNVVICAGQVPLRELAEQLQAAGRTVHLIGGACEAAELDAKRAIQQGTTLAATL
- a CDS encoding SGNH/GDSL hydrolase family protein → MTQKTVLCYGDSNTHGTRPMTRPGVLERFDRDDRWTGVLAQTLGAGWRVVEEGLPARTTVHDDPIEGRHKNGLSYLRPCLESHLPVDVVVLMLGTNDLKARFSVTPADIAVSVGVLLAELDACRAGPAGATPQVVLMAPAPIAEVGFLGEIFAGGAAKSRQLASLYAQIARDAGAHFLDVGEIIEVSPVDGVHFSADHHRTLGRKLAAFLQQFQ
- a CDS encoding fatty acid desaturase family protein, whose product is MTKDEWLAVKEQLPQGPTGGATIALWCADLALLVAAWLLWCHGGLARIPAFLLGVLALLHLYLIMHEALHFAVSRVSFWNEGVGHVCAWVIGLPFLPRRRTHLAHHAWTAHPTGDPENKKMIDKFSVMTEKEARKLEFIWRYWIPMIAFNHIITHWIASFRPEDTRSRRSNPNTERMHAIIYLLGYAGIAALAFAWGVLGELVAFAAVLWLTLLLAIEMLNLPHHAEIPLLAHDAKRPPLWEQDVVSHSCASVPIWSRWVILNFNLHVVHHAFPWLPWHQLPHAQRLVDATHSAESSCMNDEWTFALVKRRRPLLELMGHFFDKRSALPERGD
- a CDS encoding GNAT family N-acetyltransferase, whose translation is MNSYSENIIGNNYSDRSATSALRLRIRRGTVADAAHICALFEREYGDSSHPCLDERFVRNAIANKSEVWFVAENEIETVIGCLSVSYNAQNRSWEFGRGMISEQHRNMGILSTLMQSTIESMPIAAHDLTFAIARNFPALQATRNYVDVVLVGHDGSPNMVRGIHEYHAVTIGKFRSGPHLHYLPAAPVFSESTFLREQIFEPLGLDGTVGRFPNAFFWGHGDQFSDRFTYQFDERVGAIYLCQHAGGDYASTDEVIGDLRRFLAHHGGNAYVGAIVLADKLTLIKAMLELGFGMTAYLPAWHWHRGARYDCVLLARRQHEFANKNGLDAYIDSFDAAYQDIGRHILAA
- a CDS encoding ATP-binding protein — its product is MLRSLIRLYLIVIACVAVAILFIQLSFDRIFYERGAQATRDSLTTYAFVLNDYLERHPGPQRAFALRELARHGTAGFGFMSMADARARLSGIPLRDLDSGRIAISYDGTDYYMPLADGSVLHARPVEAPDLDIRIYAYLVLALATLFAVVMWVNYHWRDLRKLQDAARSFGAGRLSTRAQLSSKSNIYELSQQFNDMAQRIEASIQQQREMMHGISHELKTPLARLEFGLALLAAPDETDRTREQRDALLGDVRELDELVTELLTIGRLEQGQSELAPMRVAVADLIDSIAGSIANAVADRGLALDVSTRGAPASHVCDPKLVARALLNLIRNGLRYAAKTVSLAATAGADGALVLTVDDDGPGIPAADRARVFEPFQRLDSSRDRQTGGFGLGLAIARRVALVHGGDVRLEDSPLGGARFVITLPARAMDQACDVVNSSA
- a CDS encoding nuclear transport factor 2 family protein produces the protein MTHAPTHLHPAVAKSLDTWHALIERKDLGALEAIVHPDAVFRSPMAFKPYGPAPALLLALRTVITILEDFTYHRQFGSDDGMSVVLEFSATVGDKQLKGIDMIRFDADGRIVEFEVMIRPLNGLQALGAEMGARLGQVLPAFKFNG
- a CDS encoding PadR family transcriptional regulator produces the protein MSLPHALLTALAERPGSGSELAGRFDRSIGYFWQATHQQIYRELGRIEELGWIESLPAEAGRGRKRAYRILPAGKKELRRWIAEQEDPTPLREALLVRLRAEAVLGPAGLEEEIRRHMALHQEKLDLYRQIEARDFPPETASRAKRLQHLVLKAGIAQEQFWVEFSQEALDVLRLPKE